One window from the genome of Oceanispirochaeta sp. M1 encodes:
- a CDS encoding sodium:glutamate symporter: MNFHWTFLIDLGIISIALLLGTLIRSKVSFFQKYLIPNSLTAGFILLIFYNWIGPLWGWTTVSLENMVFHFLNISFISMILRIGKKVKSDKKAVLSMATSLVAQYGLQCFVGTILTLIMIHTIFPSLFPGFGLFATLGFSLGPGQAFAIGSGWEDMGFEGLASVGLTFGALGFLLACFGGIFLINFGLRKKWIYPDHISGLEKATVRAGVIKRGEDAPDDTVENKTSSEAIDPLSFNAAIILGTYLLSYLLLRLLNWLLAFAGPLGAELAVNLWGIMFIFSAVTAMIVKHFIQVFNMEYVIDDKRMTRIAGFSVDFMVAASVGAISVAVLRDYWIPILIIAGVSGFITIVTHIWLSSRIFEDHSFYRAILIYGCVTGTLPTGLALLRIIDPEFETPASQDYMYASGMVFLMVIPIIITANMPAYGALKGSLVQTYIVLGIYAFYVLFCFVLYLFLSGKNRFNRPADLWLHQKHLKVKNK; this comes from the coding sequence TTGAACTTTCATTGGACTTTTCTAATTGATCTCGGAATTATTTCAATTGCTCTGCTGCTGGGAACATTAATACGTTCCAAGGTCAGTTTTTTTCAGAAATATTTGATTCCCAATTCTCTGACTGCAGGTTTTATCCTGCTTATTTTCTATAACTGGATCGGCCCGCTCTGGGGCTGGACAACAGTGTCTCTTGAAAATATGGTTTTTCATTTTTTGAATATTTCATTTATTTCAATGATCCTCAGGATTGGTAAAAAGGTGAAATCTGATAAAAAAGCCGTTTTATCAATGGCAACATCACTTGTGGCTCAGTACGGTCTACAGTGCTTTGTCGGTACCATCTTGACCCTTATTATGATACATACAATTTTCCCCTCACTCTTTCCGGGGTTCGGCCTGTTCGCTACTTTAGGATTTTCTCTTGGACCCGGTCAGGCCTTTGCCATCGGCAGCGGTTGGGAGGATATGGGATTTGAAGGACTTGCTTCTGTTGGATTAACCTTCGGAGCTCTGGGCTTTCTTCTTGCCTGTTTCGGCGGGATATTCCTGATCAATTTCGGTCTTCGCAAGAAGTGGATCTATCCTGATCATATTTCCGGACTTGAAAAGGCAACTGTACGGGCCGGTGTTATCAAAAGAGGGGAGGATGCTCCCGATGATACTGTTGAGAATAAGACCTCATCAGAAGCCATAGATCCCCTCTCATTCAATGCTGCTATTATCCTCGGAACATACCTGTTAAGTTATCTTCTCCTCAGACTTCTGAATTGGCTTCTAGCCTTTGCCGGACCACTTGGAGCAGAGCTGGCAGTTAATCTCTGGGGTATTATGTTTATCTTTTCAGCCGTTACGGCAATGATCGTAAAACACTTTATCCAGGTTTTTAATATGGAATATGTCATTGATGATAAGAGAATGACCCGTATTGCCGGTTTTTCGGTAGACTTTATGGTTGCCGCATCTGTGGGAGCCATCTCTGTAGCCGTACTCCGTGATTACTGGATTCCAATTCTCATAATTGCCGGAGTTTCCGGTTTTATCACGATCGTAACCCATATCTGGCTCTCCAGCCGGATATTTGAAGATCATAGCTTCTATCGAGCCATTTTAATCTATGGATGTGTTACAGGAACACTACCCACTGGCCTGGCATTGCTAAGAATTATCGACCCCGAGTTTGAAACACCCGCCTCACAGGACTACATGTATGCCTCAGGAATGGTTTTCCTGATGGTTATACCCATTATCATTACGGCCAATATGCCAGCCTACGGTGCCTTGAAAGGCTCTCTGGTTCAGACATATATAGTTTTAGGTATATACGCCTTCTATGTACTGTTTTGTTTTGTCCTCTATCTTTTCCTGTCAGGCAAAAACCGCTTCAACAGACCAGCAGACCTCTGGCTTCACCAGAAACACCTCAAGGTGAAAAATAAATAA
- a CDS encoding response regulator — MSLSNKKRILIVDDTKLGRLSVRKILNELGIEQIEECSNGEETLELLKEKDFDLVLMDILMPGIGGIETLKQIKESGYKSKVLMVSADIQDATKKRCEDSGAAGFINKPVNEKKLKPVLEELSIL; from the coding sequence ATGTCCCTTTCCAATAAAAAAAGAATACTGATTGTTGACGATACAAAGCTTGGAAGACTCAGTGTCAGAAAGATCCTGAATGAACTCGGGATTGAACAGATAGAAGAATGTTCCAATGGTGAAGAAACCCTTGAACTATTAAAAGAAAAAGATTTTGATCTGGTATTGATGGACATTTTGATGCCCGGAATCGGGGGGATAGAAACACTTAAACAGATAAAAGAATCAGGATATAAATCAAAGGTTTTAATGGTCTCTGCAGATATCCAGGATGCGACCAAAAAGAGATGTGAAGATTCTGGTGCAGCAGGCTTTATTAATAAACCTGTAAATGAAAAAAAATTAAAGCCGGTTCTTGAAGAGTTGAGTATTCTATGA